A region of the bacterium genome:
TGCAGCTGATTTTCATCACGCATCGGCGCCGTGCAGCCTTCGAGATAGCTGACGTAGGCGCTGTCTTCGGCCACTATGAGCGTGCGTTCGAACTGCCCGGTTCCCATACTGTTGATGCGGAAGTAGGTCGACAGTTCCATCGGACAGCGCACACCCTTCGGGATATACACGAAGGAACCGTCGGAAAACACCGCGGAGTTGAGCGCGGCAAAATAATTATCACCGTATGGCACCACCGAGCCGAGCCACTTTTTCACCAGTTCCGGATGGTTCTGCACCGCCTCGGAGAAGGAGCAGAAAATGATACCCATTTCATTGAGCTTGTCCTTGAACGTCGTCGCCACGGACACACTGTCGAACACGGCATCCACCGCCACGCCTGCAAGCATTTCCTGCTCTTTGAGGGGGATGCCCAGCTTTTCATATGTCGCCAGCAGTTCGGGGTCGATCTCATCAAGACTTTTCGGGCCCTCCTTGGCCTTGGGCGCAGAGTAGTAGGAAATATCCTGATAGTCGATTTTGGGATAGTGGATAAATGCCCAGTCAGGTTCTTCCATTTCCAGCCAGCGCCGGTATGCCTTCAACCGCCATTGCAGCAGCCATTCCGGCTCTTTCTTCTTCGCGGAAATGATGCGGATAACGTCCTCGTTGAGTCCCTTCTCAACCGTATCCGCCTCGATGTCGGTGACAAAACCGTACTTGTATTCACCGCTGGTAAACTGTTCAAGTTCCTGTTCGTTGCTGCTCATCTGTCGTCCTTCAAAGTCCTGTCTTCAGTTCACGCAAATCAATCTGTACAAAAATGTCAAGATTGTGCATTCCAAACAAGTCCAATCGCCGAAAGATTCCGGGAACGATTGTCTGCTGCGGAAGGGTTTTTCCTGAAATCCCATCCTGCGTATACTTATACAGCTACCAATACATGTTCCATAACCCAGATAATGTGCCCATGAGTGACAAACGACGAGCCATCCTCCCCGCGCTGCCGCTGCTTCTGCTGCTGATTTTTCCTGTTGTGCTGCAGGCGCAGAATGTGCTGAATGAGAAAAACCTGTTTGATCTGCGCCAGGTAATCGAGGTGAAGGTATCACCCGATGCGAAATTTATTGCATACACGGTGCTGGAACCGCGTCCATTTTCTGACGATCCCGGCTCAAGCTACCGTACACTGCACGTGCTCAACCGGAGCACGGGCGAGGACCGCGAGTACGTCGGCGGGAAATCCGTCGCCTATGATATCGGGTGGAGCGCAGACAGCAGATTGCTGACGTTCCGTGCACACAGGGACGAACTCCCCGGCACGCAGGTGTACGCCATGCCTCTCGACGGCGGCGGCGCCTTCCCGCTGACCGAGAGTGCGACTTCCGTGCTGGCATACACGCTGCGTCCCGACGGCAATGCCATCGCCTACATCGCCACCGAAGCGGAAAACAGCGCGCGCGGCAAGTGGCTGCGGATGGGCTTCAATGCAGAGGTGTACGAAGAAAACAGTCCCGACCGCAATATTTACATACGTTCACTCGAGGACGGCAGTGTCAAGAAAATGACCGACGGCGTCTCCGCGTACAGCATTGACTGGAGTCCCGACGGCAAATACATCGCCGCGGCCATTGCGCCGAAAAACCTCGTGGATCATTCCTATATGTTTAAGCGCATTCACCTCCTGGACGTCGCGAGCGGCGAACTCACGAAAATCGTCGAGAACCCCGGGAAACTGGGGAAAATCACGTGGAGTCCCGATAGCAGGAAGCTGGCGTTCATCTCGGCCGCCGCGGTGTGGGACAGCAAGGAGGGGTCGCTGTTCGTGACCGATATCGCGGAGAATACCCCGTTCGAAAAACTGCGCAACTACACGATGGATTTCGAGGGTACAGTAACGGATGTGGCCTGGAAGGACGCTGCGACGCTGCTGTACGCCTCCGAAGAGGGAGTCGAGACCACGCTGCGGGAACAGCCGCTTTCGGCACCGTCTTCCTCCATTGTCGTGAAGGCGGGCACGTTTATCGCGACACATTTTTCAGCAGCGGAAGGCGTGATCGCTTTCCCCGCAAGCAGCGCACGACATCCGCGTGAGCTGTACACCTTCTCAGGC
Encoded here:
- the sufB gene encoding Fe-S cluster assembly protein SufB, with the protein product MSSNEQELEQFTSGEYKYGFVTDIEADTVEKGLNEDVIRIISAKKKEPEWLLQWRLKAYRRWLEMEEPDWAFIHYPKIDYQDISYYSAPKAKEGPKSLDEIDPELLATYEKLGIPLKEQEMLAGVAVDAVFDSVSVATTFKDKLNEMGIIFCSFSEAVQNHPELVKKWLGSVVPYGDNYFAALNSAVFSDGSFVYIPKGVRCPMELSTYFRINSMGTGQFERTLIVAEDSAYVSYLEGCTAPMRDENQLHAAVVELVALDNAEIKYSTVQNWYPGDKEGKGGIYNFVTKRGKCAGVNSKISWTQVETGSAITWKYPSCILAGDNSVGEFYSVAVTNNRQQADTGTKMVHLGKNTRSTIVSKGISAGFSQNTYRGLVKIGSNAEGARNFSQCDSMLMGDTCGAHTFPYIESKNASAQMEHEATTSKIGEDQIFYCNQRGISTEDAVNMIVNGFCKEVFRELPMEFAVEAQKLLGISLEGSVG
- a CDS encoding S9 family peptidase; translated protein: MSDKRRAILPALPLLLLLIFPVVLQAQNVLNEKNLFDLRQVIEVKVSPDAKFIAYTVLEPRPFSDDPGSSYRTLHVLNRSTGEDREYVGGKSVAYDIGWSADSRLLTFRAHRDELPGTQVYAMPLDGGGAFPLTESATSVLAYTLRPDGNAIAYIATEAENSARGKWLRMGFNAEVYEENSPDRNIYIRSLEDGSVKKMTDGVSAYSIDWSPDGKYIAAAIAPKNLVDHSYMFKRIHLLDVASGELTKIVENPGKLGKITWSPDSRKLAFISAAAVWDSKEGSLFVTDIAENTPFEKLRNYTMDFEGTVTDVAWKDAATLLYASEEGVETTLREQPLSAPSSSIVVKAGTFIATHFSAAEGVIAFPASSARHPRELYTFSGDRLERLTNSNPWLNDIRLARQESFDYQADDGLRITSVLIYPLNYEQGKKYPLITYVHGGPESANHNGWVTHYSTWGQVAAAQDYFVFMPNYRASTGRGVAFSKMGLGDLAGKEFTDVLDGIDALVDNGLVDPKRVGIGGGSYGGYFSAWGATKHTDRFAASVVFVGVSNQISKRNTTDIPYEDYYVHWGIWTHEDFEKVWDRSPVKWARGSKTPTLILHGKEDPRVHPSQSLELYRSLKLHSKAPVRLVWYPGEGHGNRRNPARMDFLMRTMDWFNAYLKGNGASMPPAELEYPVD